The Candidatus Acidiferrales bacterium genome has a segment encoding these proteins:
- a CDS encoding tetratricopeptide repeat protein, translated as MRIQLCKIAALSTLALMVAGVAAGQGTPPGPGPGDGMPVVNTGPGLGSLTVYVVTETGASLPPSADVQMRLRPTLSLFEDPLPLFPRVVKDAYLFDFINTNDLYDLEVDAKNYETAHKRIALQNTDLKAQSVIVFLKPVDETLVFQPPGGQFTLPPDAVKEVQSGLKDLQSNKFKPAQKQLKKALELAQDNPYVNYLMGMRFLLDNKASQAEPYLEKSVSADPRQGLALVALGNARYQRGDTAGAIRMLDQAVQLDPASWKAHWLLAESYLREKDYEKARTEAETALANGKDKASQVKLVLAEAMAGMGDREDARNTVYAFLVENPRYPDVAGIQTWWKQLAAAPAVSVRIFPKGPGSSPATINLPAPTLPADLALDLPPSEDWAPEDIDAEKPFVISNEACTLPKVLDAAANEVQKLTTDLQEFSATEDYEVTEVKRNKLLEAPEKRSFTYMVTIDDANPKSIRMEELRRPVLVASEMPGGIMDTGAPALVLAFHPAYRDAFQWTCEGLGEWNDRAAWVVRFQQKADWPTSPLSAFESDRQSMVLPFKGRAWVDVNAGEVVHMETDLVKPLPSIELSRQHIIVDYAPVSFKNHNVTLWLPEYVDLYMHYRTHYIHFYHHYSNFVLFWVGAAQKIGKPKKSTDQ; from the coding sequence ATGAGAATTCAGCTTTGCAAGATTGCTGCGCTCAGCACGCTGGCATTGATGGTTGCGGGAGTTGCGGCAGGACAAGGAACTCCACCGGGACCCGGACCCGGCGACGGAATGCCGGTTGTCAACACGGGGCCTGGACTGGGCTCGCTGACTGTCTACGTGGTGACGGAGACAGGCGCTTCGCTTCCCCCCAGCGCCGATGTGCAGATGAGGCTGAGGCCAACACTTTCCCTGTTTGAAGATCCTCTGCCGCTTTTTCCCAGAGTCGTAAAAGACGCCTACCTTTTTGATTTCATCAACACAAATGATCTGTATGACCTGGAGGTCGACGCAAAAAATTATGAAACGGCGCACAAAAGGATTGCGCTGCAAAATACGGATCTGAAAGCGCAGAGCGTCATCGTGTTTCTGAAGCCGGTGGATGAAACGCTTGTCTTTCAACCACCCGGGGGCCAATTTACGCTGCCGCCCGACGCAGTGAAGGAAGTGCAGAGCGGGTTGAAGGATCTTCAGTCGAATAAATTCAAGCCCGCACAGAAACAACTGAAGAAGGCCCTGGAGCTGGCGCAGGACAATCCCTATGTGAATTACCTTATGGGGATGCGTTTCCTGCTCGACAATAAAGCCTCGCAGGCAGAGCCGTACCTTGAAAAATCTGTATCGGCGGACCCCCGGCAAGGCCTCGCGCTCGTTGCGCTCGGAAATGCGCGTTATCAGAGAGGGGATACGGCTGGGGCGATTCGGATGCTGGACCAGGCCGTGCAACTGGATCCCGCATCCTGGAAAGCGCATTGGCTGCTGGCGGAATCATACTTGCGCGAAAAAGATTATGAGAAGGCGCGCACAGAGGCAGAGACGGCTCTCGCTAATGGCAAGGATAAAGCAAGCCAAGTGAAGCTGGTGCTCGCCGAAGCGATGGCGGGAATGGGAGACCGAGAGGACGCGAGAAACACAGTTTATGCGTTCCTAGTTGAAAATCCTCGCTACCCTGACGTGGCAGGGATCCAAACGTGGTGGAAACAATTGGCCGCTGCGCCGGCGGTTTCCGTGCGTATTTTTCCAAAAGGCCCGGGAAGCTCTCCCGCAACAATCAATCTGCCTGCACCGACACTGCCCGCAGATCTGGCCCTAGACCTGCCACCAAGCGAAGACTGGGCGCCGGAGGACATTGACGCAGAAAAACCGTTTGTCATATCGAACGAGGCTTGCACGCTGCCAAAGGTGCTGGACGCAGCAGCAAATGAAGTCCAAAAGCTAACGACGGATTTGCAAGAATTTTCGGCGACAGAGGATTACGAAGTAACGGAGGTAAAACGAAACAAACTGTTGGAGGCTCCGGAAAAGCGCTCATTCACCTACATGGTAACGATTGATGACGCGAATCCGAAGTCAATTCGGATGGAAGAGTTGCGCCGGCCGGTGCTTGTCGCAAGTGAAATGCCCGGAGGAATCATGGATACGGGAGCGCCGGCTTTGGTCCTGGCGTTCCATCCGGCATACCGGGATGCTTTCCAATGGACGTGCGAAGGACTGGGAGAATGGAATGACCGGGCTGCATGGGTGGTGCGGTTCCAGCAGAAAGCGGACTGGCCCACGAGCCCTTTGTCGGCATTCGAGAGCGATAGGCAGAGCATGGTGCTGCCTTTCAAGGGGCGCGCGTGGGTGGACGTCAACGCAGGAGAAGTGGTTCATATGGAAACGGACCTCGTCAAACCGCTGCCGTCCATCGAATTGTCAAGGCAGCACATCATCGTGGACTATGCGCCGGTGTCCTTCAAAAATCACAATGTCACATTGTGGTTGCCGGAGTACGTTGACCTCTACATGCATTACAGGACGCACTACATCCATTTCTACCATCACTACAGCAATTTTGTGCTCTTCTGGGTCGGGGCGGCGCAAAAAATCGGCAAACCCAAAAAATCCACAGATCAATGA
- a CDS encoding carboxypeptidase regulatory-like domain-containing protein: protein MRIYKPFIFLLGLLIASPLFAQGGTGTLRGVVKDPSGASVAGATVIVTDANGQASRFTVNRQGLYEAKNLAPGVYKVQVIAKGFSFFEKDDVQITANQIQEVDISLAIEVQQQKVTVNATAPTLSVNPASNAGAIVLQGKDLEALSDDPDELQSDLQALAGPSAGPNGGQMYIDGFTAGQLPPKSAIREIRINQNPFSTEYDQLGYGRIEIFTKPGTDKYHGQIELNGNDSSFNSMNPFAVSEPAYDSTLWNGSVGGPLGKKASFFFSAQRRNINDVDVLNACVLTNDTNPALFQGPGGTFSPGTSSGGASPCSSTQLPGVSPFFASIPTPRTRTNLSPRLDLQVTKNNTLSVRYQYFRNNQQNQLGAIDLPSESFDTLGTEQTLQLDDTQVIGTHVVNETRFQYLHDVNNQTPFTNTPTVSVLGAFTAGGATAQTVNDTTNHYELQNYTSIQHGKHFLIFGGRFRWVTDDSIANSNFLGSFSFASLAAYQQTEQNIANNQPANANGGGATQFSINIGTPATSVSMFDSGIYIQDDWRIRPNITISPGLRLESQTDISNSMDWAPRLAVAWGIGTSKTGAPKMVLRAGTGIFYNRFGEGQVLEATRLNGVTQQEYVAPFPSCYYTTAPPQPVTLSYIQSLCPGGQTLPTIYQIAPNLHAPGILQSAVTVERQLTNVATLSVSYLNSRGWDQLLTNNINTPTLGTYPSAPVYPLGTPGNVYQFQSEGVFRQNELVVNLSVRAGSRVSIFGYYTLNYANSDTSGVGSFPSNPFDISEDYGRASFDVRNRAFMGGTVGLPWGLRLSPFMVASSGLPYSITIQQDLIGSSQFNQRPAPATGPGTNIVATPFGYLNIDPSPTQARIPVNSETGPSHFTLNVRLAKTFGFGRTKEGAGRPGFPGGGGPRGGRGRPFGMSGGMFGGMGNPSSRPYNLTLSISARNVFNNVNLGVPIGVIGSPFFGESNGLAGGPFSSTAANRILYLQAEFSF, encoded by the coding sequence ATGCGAATTTATAAGCCTTTCATTTTCTTACTGGGTTTGTTGATTGCGAGCCCGCTTTTCGCGCAGGGCGGCACGGGAACGCTCCGTGGTGTCGTGAAGGATCCTTCTGGGGCCAGCGTAGCTGGCGCAACCGTGATCGTGACGGACGCAAACGGGCAGGCGTCGAGGTTCACTGTGAATCGCCAAGGCCTCTACGAGGCCAAGAACCTGGCTCCGGGTGTGTACAAGGTACAGGTTATCGCCAAGGGCTTCAGTTTTTTCGAGAAGGACGATGTTCAGATCACGGCGAATCAGATTCAAGAAGTCGACATTTCCCTGGCGATCGAAGTACAGCAACAGAAGGTCACGGTAAACGCCACGGCTCCTACGTTGAGCGTCAATCCGGCGAGTAACGCTGGGGCGATTGTGTTGCAAGGCAAGGATCTGGAAGCTCTTTCCGACGACCCGGACGAATTGCAGTCCGATCTTCAGGCTCTCGCCGGGCCATCGGCGGGTCCGAATGGCGGGCAGATGTATATCGATGGATTTACGGCGGGGCAACTGCCGCCGAAATCGGCCATTCGAGAAATCCGCATCAATCAAAATCCATTTTCCACGGAATACGATCAACTGGGATACGGACGAATCGAAATTTTCACCAAGCCGGGAACTGACAAATATCACGGTCAAATCGAACTGAATGGCAACGACTCAAGCTTCAATTCCATGAATCCCTTTGCCGTGTCGGAGCCAGCGTACGACTCGACACTGTGGAATGGCAGCGTGGGAGGACCGCTGGGAAAGAAAGCTTCGTTTTTCTTCAGTGCGCAGAGGAGAAACATCAACGACGTGGACGTGCTGAACGCTTGCGTGCTGACGAACGACACGAATCCAGCTCTGTTCCAAGGGCCCGGCGGAACTTTCTCTCCGGGGACCAGCTCCGGAGGCGCATCGCCATGTTCTTCGACGCAACTTCCCGGCGTGAGCCCATTTTTTGCTTCGATCCCAACGCCGCGAACGAGAACCAACCTCAGCCCGCGGCTTGACCTGCAGGTGACAAAGAACAACACGCTCTCGGTGCGCTACCAATATTTCCGAAACAATCAGCAGAATCAACTCGGAGCGATCGATCTGCCGTCAGAGTCTTTCGATACGCTGGGAACCGAGCAAACGCTGCAGCTCGACGACACGCAAGTGATCGGCACGCATGTGGTGAATGAAACACGCTTTCAGTATCTGCACGACGTCAATAATCAAACCCCATTCACGAACACGCCGACTGTGAGCGTTCTGGGCGCCTTCACTGCCGGCGGCGCGACGGCGCAAACGGTGAACGATACAACGAATCATTATGAGCTGCAGAACTACACCTCCATCCAACATGGGAAACATTTTCTGATCTTCGGAGGAAGGTTTCGCTGGGTGACGGACGACAGTATTGCCAATTCGAATTTTCTCGGCAGCTTCAGCTTCGCATCGCTTGCCGCCTACCAGCAGACCGAGCAGAACATCGCAAACAACCAGCCGGCAAACGCAAATGGCGGCGGAGCCACGCAGTTTTCGATCAATATCGGAACCCCTGCGACGTCAGTGTCCATGTTTGACTCTGGAATATACATCCAGGACGACTGGCGCATCCGTCCCAATATCACGATCAGTCCGGGCCTGCGGCTGGAATCCCAGACCGACATCAGCAATTCCATGGATTGGGCTCCGCGATTGGCCGTTGCCTGGGGAATTGGCACGTCAAAAACGGGCGCGCCGAAAATGGTCCTGCGGGCCGGCACGGGAATTTTCTACAACCGGTTCGGCGAAGGACAAGTTCTCGAAGCAACCAGGTTGAATGGCGTGACGCAACAGGAATACGTGGCGCCATTCCCGTCGTGCTACTACACAACAGCTCCGCCTCAACCAGTGACGCTGAGCTATATTCAAAGCTTGTGTCCCGGCGGGCAGACATTGCCGACGATTTATCAGATCGCGCCGAACCTTCATGCGCCAGGGATTTTGCAGAGCGCGGTGACGGTCGAGAGGCAGTTGACGAATGTCGCGACGCTCTCTGTGTCGTACCTGAACTCGCGCGGGTGGGATCAATTACTCACGAACAACATCAATACTCCCACTCTGGGGACATATCCTTCCGCGCCGGTCTACCCCCTGGGTACGCCGGGAAACGTGTATCAATTCCAATCGGAAGGCGTGTTCCGGCAGAACGAGTTGGTCGTAAATCTCTCGGTCCGTGCCGGATCGAGAGTTTCGATTTTTGGCTACTACACTCTGAACTATGCCAATAGCGACACATCGGGCGTTGGAAGCTTTCCTTCGAATCCATTCGACATTTCTGAAGATTATGGAAGAGCGTCCTTCGACGTGAGAAATAGGGCATTCATGGGAGGAACTGTTGGACTGCCTTGGGGATTGCGGCTCAGCCCATTCATGGTGGCAAGCTCCGGTCTTCCATACTCGATTACAATCCAGCAGGACCTGATCGGCAGCTCGCAGTTCAATCAGAGACCAGCGCCGGCGACTGGCCCGGGCACGAACATCGTGGCCACTCCCTTCGGCTATTTGAATATCGATCCGAGCCCGACGCAAGCGCGGATTCCGGTCAACTCAGAAACAGGCCCTAGCCATTTCACACTCAATGTAAGACTGGCCAAGACATTTGGTTTCGGCCGGACAAAAGAGGGTGCGGGGCGGCCTGGATTTCCCGGCGGTGGCGGCCCGCGCGGCGGACGAGGACGACCGTTTGGAATGAGCGGCGGCATGTTTGGCGGGATGGGGAATCCGTCGAGCCGGCCGTACAACTTGACGCTCAGCATCTCCGCGCGGAACGTTTTCAACAATGTGAACCTGGGCGTGCCGATCGGCGTAATCGGGTCGCCGTTCTTCGGAGAATCCAATGGTCTGGCGGGCGGGCCATTTTCGTCTACCGCGGCAAACCGCATTCTCTATCTGCAAGCGGAGTTCAGCTTTTAA
- a CDS encoding LytTR family DNA-binding domain-containing protein: MDSKHASTAELADSMTAPGTNQNLGEAIDTTSLRLASTDELQQPEAASELQDPFARQATRMAIKNDGRILFINLSDVIAVEAQGNYVLLQRESGSFRLRESISELAERLKYFGFVRIHRSALVNRAWVEEIRPCMGGEYLLRLTSGREFSVTRTYKKNLEALAELWLGNELFADN, from the coding sequence GTGGACAGTAAACATGCATCAACAGCGGAACTTGCTGATTCGATGACCGCGCCCGGGACAAATCAGAACCTTGGCGAAGCCATTGACACAACCTCTCTCCGACTGGCCAGTACCGACGAACTGCAGCAGCCGGAAGCAGCCTCCGAACTCCAAGATCCCTTTGCAAGGCAAGCGACGAGAATGGCGATCAAGAATGATGGCAGAATTCTTTTCATCAATCTGAGCGACGTAATCGCCGTTGAGGCACAGGGCAACTACGTGCTCTTACAGCGGGAATCCGGATCGTTTCGATTGCGAGAATCGATTTCCGAGCTCGCGGAAAGACTCAAATATTTCGGATTTGTCCGCATTCACCGATCGGCACTTGTAAATCGAGCATGGGTTGAAGAGATCCGTCCCTGTATGGGCGGGGAATATCTGCTGCGCCTGACGAGCGGGAGAGAATTTTCGGTCACGCGGACGTACAAGAAAAATCTAGAGGCGCTGGCGGAACTTTGGCTGGGGAACGAGTTATTTGCTGACAACTGA
- a CDS encoding beta-L-arabinofuranosidase domain-containing protein, whose amino-acid sequence MATAGAGLLPKSLAGLSRGEYQAQTSSAHNRSGIPDRIPGEIKPFDMAQVRLLDGPFRNAMEINRNYLHSVPSDRLLPMFLVTAGLPSTAEPLGGWEKPDCELRGHFAGGHYLSACAQMYASTGDEDLKAKASAMVEQLARCQKALKTGYLSAFPEEEFDRLRNGQKVWAPFYTIHKIMAGHLDMYQHCGNEQALEVAEGMAQWVGLWVKPLSDEQMQRILEVEQGGMLEVLCNLYAVTGKGEYLYTARRFDHKDVFDPLAEYRDELKGLHTNTNIPKIIGVARRYELAGDARDHNIASYFWQEVGNRRTYCTGGTSDDEHWTSDPGDLSKTLNKWDEECCCGYNMLKLTRHIFGWTGDPRAMDYYERTLFNSRLGTQDADGMKSYFLPLGSGFWKYYNTRYDSFWCCTGTGAEEYSKFGDSIYFHDEHGIYVNLFIASELNWPEKGVRLRQETKFPEEEKTVLIFDAKEPVEMALNLRIPYWATRGGTIKVNGEALPIFSNPSSYLNVNRVWKSGDRVELAMPMSLRTEALPGDETRQAVMYGPLVLGGRLGSEGVTKELMYSGYDSTPDEHPGEAPTIQPASKDVTSWVEPAPGQPLRFRTKGQANETALIPFYQIAGEKYVVYWKTQTREDRFGDAG is encoded by the coding sequence ATGGCGACGGCAGGAGCGGGATTGCTTCCGAAATCCCTCGCAGGCTTGTCGCGAGGTGAATACCAGGCGCAGACGTCTTCAGCCCATAATCGCTCAGGCATTCCGGACAGAATTCCAGGTGAAATCAAGCCGTTCGACATGGCCCAAGTGCGCCTGCTCGACGGTCCCTTCCGCAACGCAATGGAAATCAATCGCAATTATCTTCATTCCGTTCCCTCCGACCGCTTGTTGCCCATGTTTCTGGTGACGGCTGGACTTCCTTCGACAGCAGAGCCTCTCGGTGGCTGGGAAAAGCCGGACTGCGAACTGCGCGGACATTTTGCGGGAGGCCATTATCTTTCCGCCTGCGCGCAGATGTATGCGAGCACGGGCGACGAGGACTTGAAGGCAAAAGCCAGCGCCATGGTCGAGCAGCTCGCGCGCTGCCAAAAGGCGCTCAAGACTGGTTATCTCAGCGCGTTTCCCGAGGAAGAATTCGACCGGCTGCGCAACGGACAAAAGGTCTGGGCGCCGTTTTACACCATTCACAAAATCATGGCCGGCCATTTGGATATGTATCAGCACTGCGGCAACGAACAGGCGTTGGAAGTGGCCGAAGGAATGGCGCAGTGGGTCGGATTGTGGGTGAAACCGCTCAGCGATGAGCAGATGCAACGCATTCTGGAAGTGGAACAGGGAGGGATGCTGGAAGTTCTCTGCAATCTATATGCCGTGACGGGTAAAGGGGAGTATCTCTACACAGCGCGGCGGTTCGATCACAAAGATGTTTTTGATCCGCTGGCGGAATATCGCGATGAGCTGAAGGGCCTGCACACAAATACGAATATTCCGAAGATCATTGGCGTCGCGCGGCGATACGAACTCGCCGGCGACGCGCGCGACCACAATATTGCCTCCTATTTCTGGCAGGAAGTCGGGAACCGGCGAACGTATTGCACGGGCGGGACGAGCGACGACGAGCACTGGACATCGGATCCCGGCGATTTATCGAAAACGCTGAACAAGTGGGACGAGGAATGCTGCTGCGGGTACAACATGCTGAAGCTCACCCGGCACATCTTCGGCTGGACGGGCGATCCGCGCGCCATGGACTACTACGAACGGACGCTCTTCAACAGCCGACTGGGAACGCAGGACGCGGATGGAATGAAGAGCTATTTCCTGCCGCTTGGTTCGGGGTTCTGGAAGTATTACAACACGCGCTACGACTCGTTCTGGTGCTGCACGGGAACGGGCGCGGAAGAATATTCCAAATTCGGCGACTCGATTTATTTTCATGACGAGCACGGGATTTACGTCAATTTGTTCATTGCCTCGGAATTGAACTGGCCGGAGAAGGGCGTGCGGCTGCGTCAGGAAACGAAATTTCCCGAAGAAGAAAAGACGGTACTGATCTTCGATGCAAAAGAGCCGGTGGAGATGGCACTGAACTTGCGAATTCCCTATTGGGCCACGCGTGGCGGAACAATCAAGGTGAATGGCGAGGCGCTGCCGATTTTTTCGAATCCCAGCAGCTATCTGAACGTGAATCGAGTGTGGAAGAGCGGTGACCGCGTGGAATTGGCCATGCCGATGAGTTTGCGCACAGAGGCGCTTCCGGGAGATGAGACGCGCCAGGCGGTGATGTACGGCCCTCTGGTGCTTGGAGGACGGCTCGGCTCGGAAGGCGTGACGAAGGAGCTCATGTATTCGGGATACGACAGCACGCCGGATGAGCATCCCGGCGAGGCACCGACCATCCAACCCGCTTCGAAAGATGTGACGTCTTGGGTGGAACCCGCGCCGGGACAGCCGCTGCGTTTTCGCACGAAGGGACAGGCGAACGAAACGGCGCTGATTCCCTTCTATCAAATCGCAGGCGAAAAATACGTGGTCTATTGGAAGACACAAACCCGAGAGGACCGATTCGGGGACGCCGGCTGA